Within the Halichoerus grypus chromosome 2, mHalGry1.hap1.1, whole genome shotgun sequence genome, the region gcaggctctgtgctcagtaggaagtctgcttgaaaattctcttcctctgcccctccccacactcgtgctcatgtgtgctctctctctctcaaataaataaataattttttaaaaaaagaatgaaatcttgccatttgcaacaacatggatggagctagagtgtatttgctaagtgaaataagtcagtcagagaaagacaaataccatcatttcactcatatgtggaatttaagaaacaaaacagatgaacatatgggaaggaaagagagagagagaagcaaaccataagatactcttaaggacagagaacaaactgagggttgatggagggaagtgggtgggggaggggctagatgggtgatgggcattaaggagggcacttgttgtgatgagcactgggtgttgtatataagtgatgaatcactaaattctactcctgaaaccaaaatccactatatgttaactaactagaatttaaataaaaatttgaaaagacaaaataaagccCATAGGAAAAGCTTTGCATTTTCTGCAAAATGACAATTGCCCATTTTGTCATTTGAGGCCCCTTATATAAGAATCCACATAAGAGAGTCTTCTCTGTATCGCATGCCAGGAGAAAATACTCACTGACTAAATAGACTCAGGCAATAAGTACTACATACCCCATCTGGTTTCCCATTTTGTCTTGGGTGCCAGGAAATCTAGAAGCAACTGTAATGCTCAGATACAGGAACAAGCCATCTCACTCTGGGACAGAAGATTTCCTCAGGCAGCATCTTTAACTGCCCTCTTGTACAGTTTCATTGTAAGCCACCTCAAATTCCTTTTGGAAGTAGATGAAGCCCAAatacaaacataaacaaaatgacTTAAGACAACAACAaactggggtgtctgggtggctcagttggttaagcggctgccttcagctcaggtcatgatcccagggtcctgggatcgagccccgcatcaggctccatgctcagcgggaagcctgcttctccctctcccactcccccctacttgtgttccctctctcgctgtctctgtctctctgtcaaataaatttaaaaatcttaaaaaaaaaaaaaagacgtaacaacaaactgagggttgttggaggggaggtaggtgggaggaaggggtaactgggtgaagggcattaaaAGGACACTTGATGAAATGAGCtctgggttttatatgcaacagatgaatcactaaattctacccccgtaactaataatacagtatatgttacctaaattgaatttttaaaaagaatttaaaatgttaaaaaaaaaaaaaaaagaacaaaaacacctGTCTGAATGGTGGCAAAGTTGGCACAAAAGTTTCTGTAGAACCATGATGAATCAACATTTTCACAAATGCTCCCTAGGAGGGAAGGTACAGTGGAAAATCTGGATCTGAGGTTGACATTCAGCTTCTCCAAGCAGTGAAATTTGGAGCCAACCTAGAGAAATTTTAGGAAAATCCTGGCAGCTATTGTGGAGAGAATAACTCCATTGTGTATCTAAGGTAATGGATTTAGGCAGACTCATCCCTAACATTTGGGGGACCAGGGCTAGAATACAAATGGATATCCATATACAACGTGTCTCAATATTTTAATGTTCTAAAGCAAGCTTAAAAAAACTATCAAATCAAGTGTGTCCTATCTTCCTACCTTGACAAACACATCTTCCTACTGACCTGGAAACCAGGTTTGAATATAGGATTTTCAGAAATTCTGCACCAAAATGTGGCAGCAgcatcctgcccctgcccccaggcaggATTTGGCAGGACCTGAAGTGCTGAACCCTGTCACCCTGGACCATGTCCCCACTAAACCAGAACAGGTCCCAAGAAGATGGAACTCTTTTCAtataatgagagaagaaaatgaatcctTCACcctgaaaaggaaaaggataaaagggaaaagaatgcCGATGTGTTATATCCTTTAGTAAATGAAGAAGGTGGACATGGAGGGACTGACCCTTCACCTTCTGAAATAGTCTCTCTAGGGAGCACTTCTTCAAGCCCGGGAAAGTTGGATTTGAGATGTAAATTATTAAAGCCACTGCACACAACAAACAAATGGAGCCCTTTAAACCAGGAGGAAATAAAAGCTGAATCGAATTTGGTTTGTGAAGTGGAGGTGGGGGACCATAGTCAGGGGACATCCAAAGTCAATATTACAAATAATCTCATGTGCCACTGACAGAGCCAAAGAGTGTTGGGGCCATGGGTCCAACCCCAGGAGACCCTGTCAATCCTTATGCTCTTACATTTTTGGCTTTTTGCATCTTTATGGCTTTGCAAGTCCAGCTAAAGTTGGCATCTCTTGAGCCTTTCCAATGACTTTGAATGCTTGTCTTTGGAAAGTAGCTATTGTCCATTTTAAAACTAAGGCATTtacaactcattcattcatccatccacccattcattcattcattgagagCCTACTGAGTACCAGCCTCTAGGTGTATGTATATTTCCTCTCTATTGCTTATGATTTTCTTCCCTGACCTGACCTTCCCGACTAACTCTCCCTACTACTTCCTCCAGGCACAGAAGTAGCCATTCCCTTCTTTCCCAAACTCTCCTTCTCTTGAAATGCTGTCCTCTCCAATGCTCCAGAGCCAAGGGCAAACACTTCCAAGGCATATATCCAGacgttctgattttttttattctatagaCAATGTTTTTTCAGACTTTGTGTTACTCTCCCAAGAAACGTGCCAAAGGGAATTAAAAGTGCAGGGAATTTATTAAGGGAAATACCTATGAAAAAAAGTGGggtaggggcacccgggtggctcagtcggttaagcatctaactttggctcaggtcatgatctcagggtcctgggatcaagccccatgttggggctccctgctcagtggggagtctgcttgtccttctccctcttcccctcccccattcattctctctctctttctctcaaataaataaataaaatcttaaagaaaagaaaaaagtggggtggaagctgggagaggcagagagagcccaCAGACCATGATGCAGGTCTGACCCCAAGTGAAGGAGACCGCCATGCAATCTCTGGAAGGATCTGTAAAACCGTCCTAGAGCCAAATTCAGCCATTAGGGGAATCCTGTGTCTCCCAGAAACAAGcctgcctcagtgtccctgccacactctgcctttggctgggaACAACCAGTGATAAGAATGGCGTCGGTGCAAACACACCTCTGGGGCATTCAGAGGGCACAGTGGGGCCTTAGTCAGTTACGCCCCTATGGTTGGAAGTCTGAGAAGCAAGCTCTCATGGTCACCTCAGATGTTCATTAACATGGGGCAAAacaagtttccttctattctttcATGCCTCTTCAGTGACTCAGATTAGGAAATCAAgagtttggggtgtgtgtgtgtgtttagaaggAGCCCACTCCCACAGCCACAACGGCATCTCCAAAGCCCAGTTCACACTGCAGACCGTCACCCCTCTCTTGCTCCCTTTCAGACCATCCTGGTGGGTGACAGTGGCGTGGGGAAGACATCTCTGCTGGTTCAGTTCGACCAGGGCAAGTTCATCCCGGGCTCCTTCTCGGCCACCGTGGGCATTGGATTCACAGTAAGCGCTCCCAGACTCTGGGGCCCTGGTGTGTCTCTgtcagggtcccagcaggaaacagGTGGACACTCACATTGGATCATTCAAGAAGGTTGAATACGAAGACTACTTACCAAGGTGGAGGCAGGGTGTTGGGGAACCAGGGGGTATGGTGCAGTGCCCGTGCATGGCGCAGGGCCTCCATTCCAGCcctaacctaaaaaaaaaaaacaagaggagaGATCTACTGTCAGAACCTGGGGGAAAAAGCCTGCAAGAGGAGGGCTGGCTGGCAGGAGCTGTGACCCTCAGTGGAGAAACGCAGCAACTCATAGTCACCCTCCTGGGAGCTGGCCAGGGCAACAAGGCAGCTCCCTCCTACCGtgctctcctcctgctcccccatcTCTTCCTGGGGCTCCCCATTGGCTGAACACCACTGGAAACCAGAAAGAATATCTTGATACAGTTTGCTCAGGTCCCCCTTCCAGGGCAAGAAGAATGTGGAGAAGCAAAGCGATGGCTTCAGATGTTACGTACAGTCCAAATTTAACACTGTTGTGTGGGTCCTAGGGAGCTGGCAGGCCAACAATTAAAGTTTTGTTCTtagctctctgcctctccctggatCTCCTCAGGATCAGGATGGAGCGGAGCACAGGGCCTGTGGGACCACACTCAGGGCTGGGAGGTAGCAGTGTCACACTGGTGGGAAGAGGCAAGGGGAACCCCCAGAAACTGGACTTGCCTGTTAGGTCACAGCAAGGAAGGCAAGGACTCATGATGGCCAGGGATTCAGAgtaaagcagaaatgaaagccTGGCCAGCATGTGTGCCAGGGCCTAATCCACCATGGGCCCGTTCCCCGTCTGCCCCTCAGCACACAAGTTCACAGGGGGCCCTCACAGCCACCAGCCTTCTCCCTTCACTCCACGCCCATTGTTCCACCTGGCAGACTCAGAGGGCAGACAGTGGGGTAGATGTGGGTGGGAACGCTCTGATTCACACTCCACAGATGCATCGGGGTGGGACCTCCAAATTTTGCCGCTAGCCTAGTAAGAAAAGCGTGGCATCTGACCTCTAAGAAGGAAGAAAGTATGTGGTCAAACTGAGAGCCTGAAGCAGGCTGACACAGGACAGGCCTGGCTCTCCCAAACCTACCACAGGACAAAGGAGGGTCTGGGTGGAGCCAACAACGCAAACCAGGGATGGAAGTCAGGAGCCCACATTTCCCTCTGCAGGCTCTAGGAGGggctccttccttgcctcttccagcttctggtggctcccggcaatccttggcatttctCGGCTTGTAGATGCGGCACCCCaatctctatctctgtcttcaCAGGGcctcttctccctgtgtgtctgttcGTCTTCTtccaaggacaccagtcatattggattaagggcccaccctactcctgTACGACTTCATCTTAACTACTCACATCGGCAACAACCCCACTTCCAAATAAGTTCTCATTCTGAGGGAGTAGGGGCTAGGACATCCACAGATGGTTTTAGGGATGTAATGCAACCCATAACAGCATAGTTTGCAGTGGACGGGGAGCAAGGGCCatgcctcctcctctctctcatttctcGTCGGCCATTACTCTCTTGCTCTGAAAACCGTTGCCCCTACAGGGTTCCGGTGTGAGCACTCAAGAGCTCAGAGTGGGCTGGGGTGTTATTTGCAGCAGGCGACTCTGGCATCCAAAGAGCTGACCATACCACACATCTGCAGAGTACCGTACAGCTTCTCGGCTCCCACAGATGGCTCTCTGAGGCCCACCTACGTATAGATGAGGTGATGGCATGCCCAGCGCCAGAAAATAGCTCCAGCTGATGCCAAAAATCACAGAGCTAAGAGGCAGGTGTACACACAGTCCCCACCAGGCCTATAATCTCCCATAAGCCACACCTGCCCCTTACCCCCAACACCTAAGTCAAGAGGTGCAGATGCCCCTCTCCCCCTACACACCCTTCAGTCAGTCCCTGTGTAATGCACCCGCCCTATTCAGAAGTAAGCTTATGTGCTTGTATACAATGCTGGGACAGGAGTAACTAAATGGCTGGCCAGGGCCACAGAGTCCCTGAAGCCTACTAGGGGCAACCCCAGACACACTCCCACTCTCTGTCACCAGGAGCTGCAGGATTCCTGGGATGTCCTGGACAGTCTGCTCAAAATGATCCACGACCTCATGAATGCATTTAATACCAAACATCTAAGGCCTGCTCCATGCCAAGGGACAGGTGCCAGGCATGAATAAGACCAGCCCTGCCTTTAGGAGCGCCTAGAttgggaggtgtggggggggaagGCTTTCCCAGGATGGGTCATTCCGGGCGCAGCCCAACAGGTCAGGGAGAAATGAGAGGTTATCTACACTATAAAGGGTCAAAGTCCTAGCATCCACTAGGGGCCGTGAAAAACCACCGTGTAAATGTGCTGCAAGGTGAATTTCGGTgggtaaataaaattatattcagaaaAGCTCGCGCTGGGGTGCATTAGCAAAAGCAAAACTGCCTGAGCGCCTTCCTCACAATGCACGCCTCCTCACAAAACCAGCGCCCCGCTGCCCAGAGGCATCCCCAGCTCCCAACCGGGACCCAGGGACACCTGTCGGCCGCCAGCTGGCCGGGGCTCGGGCGCCGCCTTCAGGCCACGCTGCGCAGCGGCAGCGAGAACCGGGGCGCCGGACCGCGGGGTCCCCGCGATGCCAGACCTTGCGAGGCAGGCTGGATTTCCAGGGACCGTTCCCCGGGGAACCTAACCCGGGCCGCTGGCGACCTTGGGGGACCGGTCCTGGGGCTGGATTTGGCCCGTGTCCTCAGAGCGCGAAGCCGGGCCAGTTTGCTCGGGGGCCCGCCTGCCCCTCAGGCGCTGACCCTGCGGTCGTGCGCGCCCTCGCGAGACAGCCTGCTCGGGGCAGGTGTCGTCGGGGTGGCCGGACGTAGGGAGGAGCCTGTCGGGGTCCGGGCCGGGgcggtggagggtgggaggatggggtggagCCTAAAGCGGGGCGGTCCCTGCGCTGTCCCTCGCCCGCCACCAGCCCTAGCTCACCTCTGGTCCAGGGGACATGACGGGCATGTCTGGCGCCGCTGCCACCCGGGATGGAGAGGCCCCCGAGCACTCCCCGCCTTGCAGTCCGAGCTACGATGTCACGGGCAAGGTGGGTGGGCACTGCGCCCAGCGCTGGGGACTCCCCAGCCGGCTCTGAGGGTCACCCCTTCCCCGCGCCCTTTGCCCTGAGACCCCGGTCCAAGCCCCTTTCTGGCTTCGTCTGCGTTGGACTCGGCCCTTTCCCCAGGGAACCGGGTCtcccagagcagggaggaagggtggagacAGCCCCTGGCGCTATGCCATCGTCTAGGGCTCTGGGCTGGCTCAGCAAGGGTGGAAAGAGGAGGGTCGGAAGGACTGAATGACTCCCCACACAGCGGACCCCAACCCAGTTTTCTTTTGCTGCACCCTGGCCGCTATGATCTCCCGGGAACCCCGTGCTTCTCGGTACGGGTCAAGCACACAAACCTCCTGGGCACAGGCACCCCCAAACGCTAGGATAAAGGGATGCCTGGAGACGCGGAGAGGACGCCCCCTGGCGGCGGAGCAGTTGTGGTTCATGCCCTTTCCCCAGCTAAGCTCTCAGCCGAGACTGAACATCGCGTTTGGAGGCCTTAGGCCTGAAGCTCTGTGGGACCCCGGGTGCCCCCGAGCCCTACCCCTTCCCTTTCTGCTCCCGCAGCCATTGCCTCCCGCCTTCTTCCAGGAGGATGTTGCTAACCAAAATGCAGGCCCACCTGAGAATTTTTAGAACCTGAGAAAGATTCTGTTGGTTAGTCACAAGTCCCCCGTGGGTAAGCTTAAGCCACCTCTCTGGGGCCAGATCCTCTGCAGGGCTGCCCTGTACGGAAGCAGGTGAGGGAGGCAATGGACACTGGTCTGTCTGCCCTCCCTCTGGGCCCAGGGAGGAGTCAGGGACCGGGAACCCTGAACGAGGTGCTGAGGGAGCACAGAGCTTCCACTCTTCCTCTATAAGGTTGGGGATGAGGGAGGGGTTGCCCTGTCTcgtgctgtgtggccttggaggAGACCTGACTTTTCCTGTGCCTTGGtgtcctcccccgcccccacggcTCACTCTTACTAGGAGCTGGGGCCTCCACCCCCATTGTTTCAGGGGAAGCCACTCTGCAAGTCACCCACCCAGAGCCGTTGAGATAGGCGTCCTGTGTGGGCTGGTGGCAGGAAATGGGCCCCTGTGCCTTCAGGGGAGGGGGAGCTGCTAagggccaggccccaggctggTGGGGACCTCCTGACCTCCTGGCCTGACAAGCCAGCTGGGCTCTTTGCCTAGGAGGTGGCAAGGCTGGGCTGGAATCGCCTGGCTGGGTGGGCAGTGAGCATCTTTTGTTCAAGGCAGCTGTGATCTGAAAAGGATGCAGGAgctcaccctccctccttccccctcaggGGCTAGGACGCAGGAGCCAGGGAGCAGTGCTGACTCCAGAGGGCTCCCCAGCCTCCAGCTCTCCATCTCCCCTGGGTCAAGCAGCATCTGTGGAGAGTGGCCCGTGGCTTCCAGCAGCCTGCATCCCCTGGGCTTGCCCCAGGAGACTGAGTCCAGGCCAGTCTGGGAGGAGCCTGGCAGGAGCTCCTTGGGCCAAATTAGAGGGAATGGGGGCCACAGGCAGGCAGCACCCAGCCCCGGGCCACTCTTCCCTGAGTCTCAAGTAGTTCACATCAGCATTATTGGTCCAAGTCATTAACAGACTCCAAAGAGGCCTCAACAAAATTATCCTTCCTCCCTTCTAGCTGCTGTGGAAACCATGCCACAGAAGGGTTAAGGAATCTTCCGAACATCCCCCAGTAGCCATTTACAAGCCAGGACCCCAGCCTTCATATGCCTTTTGCTCAGTCCCCTTACCTTTTCGCCAAAGTTAGCTAATCCTAGTACCCCATGCCCACAGCAGGAATGCCTTTGGGCTCCATTGTCAAGGTCGGAGCCTCAAAAATAACTCAAACCTAGTGTCTGCTCAACCCATTAAGTATCTAACCAGCCAACTGGGAAAATTCCAGCATTAGGTCCAGACCTCTGTTCTCCAAGCTTGAGCAATGACTAGACAGAAGGATCCCTTCCCCTGGCCCCACTTGTCTTGTCCCTGAAAGAAGATAGATGAGCTGAGACTGACCAGACAATAAAGGGGAGggacacaccccaccccacccgcccTCCCCTACAGTGACCCAGGAATGCTAATTTGCAGCCATCTGTCCCACTTGGGAGGTTTCTGCAGAAGGAACTTCAGATTCATTGTCTCCCCATTTCAGCATAAATTTCAACCCTCCCTAGTTCATGCAACccttttataaacataaaatgtcaTTAGAAACTTCCAGATAAACCTTgtgaccaaaaaaagaaaagaaaacaacagcagTGGTAATTTTAGAATATGCCTTTGCACACAACAGTGCCCGCCCCTATCAGATCCGATAGCCTCCCTTGGGTGATAATCCCTGGCCACGGTATTAACACTTCCCTTCTGGAAGTGGTGGTTCTTTGGGGCCACCGAGCACATCTGCTGACCTATGAGTGCTGAGGTCTCAACTCAGGCTTCCAGGAAACTGGGTGAGGACAGGAGAGTCAGAAGGAGGGCCTGAGAAATGAGCTGAGCCAAGGAGTagagaggagaggcagggtgAAGGTAGCGGTAGGCTTTCCAGAACCAGGTGGCCCTCAGTGCCGACAGCATCCTTCCCTGGccctctggccctctgcccctccgcccctctTTCCAGGGTCTCTCACCCTGGAAGCCCAGAAATTTGCCCCAACTCCCCATTAactgcctctgccccccatctCCTAGGTGATGCTTCTGGGAGACTCAGGCGTTGGCAAAACCTGTTTCCTGATCCAATTCAAAGACGGGGCCTTCCTGTCCGGGACCTTCATAGCCACGGTCGGCATAGACTTCAGGGTGAGGCGGCTGCAGGCTCCTCCTCCCAGCTGCAAGTCAGGGGGGCCAGGGCTCAGGCACAGCGTGCTGTCCTCTCCTTGCCGACCCTGGCTCCTCAGAGCTGCTGTGGCTCACTGCCCAGAGGGCACCGGGGGTGCTCCCCCTTGGGACCACAGAGGGGGCCAGGTTCAAGGGGTCTGGGCATGGTCGGGGGCTCTCTGCCCACCTACAGGATATGAGCAAGGAGACACTGAGTCTTAAAATTCTGCCCTAGAGCAAGGCGGACACATCCCACGGTATGAGCTGAGTTTCCTGGCCTTCAGCCCCCTTGCTCATTGCCCTCTGAGCTGGGCCCCTCTGGCAAGGCCCCAGAGGTCAACGGGTCTTTCTGGAGTTCCTGGAAACACAGCACTGCACTGGGTTGAAGAGCCGGGCTCACCAGGCTCCCTCCCTGTCATCTTGAGGAACCCATCTTTACAAATCTGTGTCAGGGATGTAGCACTCAGCCACTCTCCACCCAGAGGGTCCAGGAGAGTAAGGTCTAaccccaggtgggggtgggggaagggaggcaatGCAGAGGCCAGGTGCCTCCCTCCCAATGGGAAGGAACTGAAGCTTCACTCAGGAGAACTAGTGAACAGCTAGAGGGAAAGACCACCCTGCAGGTCCAGCCTCAGCCGTGCCCAGGATGCTGGGGGGCATCTTCTCTCTAGGGACTCAGTTCTGCAGGATGGGGCTGAGCTCCGGGAGGGATGGATGGAAGTGAGAAAGAGGCAGGGCCCCCAGTGCCCAGCCCTGTGCCACCTGCTGAGGTCTGGGCAGAGCCAGGCAGGTGCTCGGTCTCTTCTGCCCCCGGCGTGTTGTAAGAAGAGCAGACAAGTCCCCAGAAGAACTCTGCAATAGGGGGGCTCTCTGGAGACAGGCTCCTGCTGCCCTGAGGGGATGATCTGACTGGAGTTGTCTCTGGGGCTCACTGTACCCCCTTTAACCCTGGGGAGCAACCAGAACAGAATGCCTGCTGCTCTGTAGAATGTCAAGGATCCAAGCCTCCCCTGCCTTCCAAAtccaccctccctctgcccttttctcTTTCAGAACAAGGTGGTGACTGTGGACGGTGTGAGGGTGAAGCTGCAGGTGAGACGGGaactgcaggggagggggaggacggAGGTGCCCGCCCCTGCCGCGCACCCAAACCGCAGGAGGcctgcagccctgccctcagcctgGGGCAATTTCCTGTGGGGCCCAGAGGAAACGgtttttgtgcttttgtttgttcGAGGTCTCTAGAAAAAGCAGTTCCCAGGCACCCTCTCTGCTATCAAAGGCAGCTCAACGTGCCTCCAGACAAGCTCAGGCTTGCTCCAGCGCCTCTCCAGTTTCCTAGGCCTCATCTGCCCGGGAGACTGGGCACCCCCAACCTCTGGGCTAGGGAAGAGGCTGCAGCCTGAATGAGCTTGTGACCTCAATAACAGCACCGTGCAGGACACCGTCACATGTTCAGAAGGCCCTGAGCACCTGCAGCAGGAAGTGTCCCACCTTCCCACACAGCTCTCATACTCCAGCGCGGGTTCCCTCTGCCCAGCACGGTCCTGGCACACTGCCTCCTTCTGACCATCTGTCCGTCCCTTCCTAGATCTGGGATACAGCCGGGCAGGAGCGATTCCGCAGCGTCACCCATGCTTATTACCGAGATGCCCAGGGTAAGCCTTCCCCAGCCCACCTGGCATACCCATCCTCCTGCCCCACGTCCCCtgtgtgatctctctctccccccgcccccacagcctTACTCCTGCTGTACGACATCACCAACAAGTCTTCTTTCGACAACATCCGGGTAGGTCCCCTTCCCTCGCCATCCATAAGCAGCCAAGGCGGGGCCTCCGCAAGCTAGGACTgcttcctgcttggtgggaagggggaggagcatGGAACACTgccccctttttaaaaacacctgCGCTGTGACTCAGAAGGAATAAGCTGCCGGTGGGCATCTGGTTGGCGTGTGGGCATGAAGGCCAGGCAGGCCGCTGGGTGCCTGTGTTACCTACTTAGCCCTGGCTGTGATTCCTGAGGGCAGCTCATGACAAAGTGTCCAAAGCAAAGTACCCAGCTCCGCCCCAGGCAATTACCCACCCACAGAGACCAaggggagaacacaagcaggagagtctctccagccagccagcccaggTGGCAAAGAAAGTGATTTGGGCAGTGAGCAGTTCTGTCCTCACCAAACTGTTACAGAGTAGGGATAAAAATTCAACAAGTACGAGCACTGAGTGCGTACGGCACCATAACGGTTTCACATCTCCCTGACCTCAAGGGATTGGCAAGcgaatgcggggggggggggggggggggcagggcacacGGGGACCAAAACATATAGATATAAAGCAGCTTATAAAGAGGATGGAAATCCACTCATATTGCCACCTCCAGCTCCATGCTCCTGGTAGACATCACCAATCAATCACAATATTTTTAATCACTAAGCCCTTATGTGTCCTTGGAATCCTCAACGAGGCACTCCAGGAAATCGGTGGTGACCACCAACTGATTTAGGAGATATAGCTCCTCCATCTCCAGTTTCCATAGAACGGGGAGTTGCAGTGCTTGGGGTTGGGTAGGAAGGTTGGTAAGGAAGGCTGATCAAGACCAGAGAGGCCAGAACAAAGAGGCA harbors:
- the RAB37 gene encoding ras-related protein Rab-37 isoform X1, with product MDQQRLDSYQWGASRDFNEHVLHKTILVGDSGVGKTSLLVQFDQGKFIPGSFSATVGIGFTVMLLGDSGVGKTCFLIQFKDGAFLSGTFIATVGIDFRNKVVTVDGVRVKLQIWDTAGQERFRSVTHAYYRDAQALLLLYDITNKSSFDNIRAWLTEIHEYAQRDVVIMLLGNKADVSSERVIRSEDGETLAREYGVPFMETSAKTGMNVELAFLAIAKELKYRALWQPGGPHFQIRDFVESQKKQPSCCSFL
- the RAB37 gene encoding ras-related protein Rab-37 isoform X2, whose translation is MTGMSGAAATRDGEAPEHSPPCSPSYDVTGKVMLLGDSGVGKTCFLIQFKDGAFLSGTFIATVGIDFRNKVVTVDGVRVKLQIWDTAGQERFRSVTHAYYRDAQALLLLYDITNKSSFDNIRAWLTEIHEYAQRDVVIMLLGNKADVSSERVIRSEDGETLAREYGVPFMETSAKTGMNVELAFLAIAKELKYRALWQPGGPHFQIRDFVESQKKQPSCCSFL